The Flavobacterium faecale genome has a segment encoding these proteins:
- a CDS encoding Bax inhibitor-1/YccA family protein: protein MEFKSRNPFLSNKSFSATSKTAQVHEASVIGQDQEMTLSGTINKTALLFLLLTASAMVIWWMAFNGMNPIVPTIAGAVIGLILVVISAFKPQYSGYLAPGYALFEGLFIGGISAIFEAQFPGIVIQAVGATFATFLVCLGLYKFKIVKVTEQFKSVVVAATMAIATYYLISWLVSMFTSFQPVHYGNSMMSIGISVFVIIIAALNIFLDFDQIEQGVQQRKPKYMEWFGAMGLMVTLVWLYIEFLRLLSKLSSRD, encoded by the coding sequence ATGGAATTTAAATCACGTAATCCGTTTTTAAGCAATAAATCATTCTCTGCTACTTCAAAAACAGCTCAGGTTCATGAGGCGTCTGTAATAGGACAGGACCAAGAAATGACTTTGTCTGGAACCATCAACAAAACGGCTTTACTATTTTTATTATTAACTGCCTCTGCAATGGTAATTTGGTGGATGGCTTTTAACGGAATGAATCCAATTGTACCTACAATAGCTGGAGCCGTAATAGGCTTGATATTAGTAGTCATCTCAGCGTTCAAACCACAATATTCTGGTTATTTGGCTCCGGGCTACGCACTTTTTGAAGGGTTATTTATCGGAGGGATTTCTGCAATTTTTGAAGCACAATTTCCTGGCATCGTCATTCAAGCGGTGGGTGCTACTTTTGCTACCTTCTTAGTTTGTTTAGGATTGTACAAGTTTAAAATTGTAAAAGTAACAGAGCAATTCAAATCGGTAGTAGTTGCGGCTACAATGGCAATAGCAACTTACTATTTGATCTCATGGTTAGTCTCAATGTTTACTAGTTTTCAACCTGTACATTATGGCAATTCAATGATGAGTATAGGTATCAGTGTATTTGTGATCATCATCGCAGCACTTAATATCTTTTTAGATTTTGACCAAATTGAGCAAGGCGTTCAACAAAGAAAACCAAAATATATGGAATGGTTTGGTGCTATGGGATTAATGGTTACCCTAGTTTGGTTATATATCGAATTTTTGAGATTACTATCTAAGCTGTCAAGTAGAGACTAA
- a CDS encoding chondroitinase-B domain-containing protein produces the protein MKTIKLPILQALVLLVSMGATAQLVNSNAALATAITNAGPGTTITLADGVWTDTFVNIKKTATAENPIIIKAQTPGQVFFEGNSRVAMGGAYITFQGVVFRNPSNLVATTTTLEPVVKFRYDSSNTCSNCTLTNVKIDAYNGTAAQSATTTLVYKWVLLYGQYNEISYCSFTGKNGIGSTINDNRDVTTANYTKIHHNYFGDRTFVGTYVDQNNDQDAIRIGNSSTSLSDSYTEVYENLFSNWFGEIEVISNKSCKNKYYNNTFKNYSGSLTLRHGNDCEVYGNYFLADNNLFSGGIRVLGENHKIYNNYIENVNATKSAAAGNGTSSNLGGINLIGGIATSVNGANLSGYYQVKNITITNNTFVNVDSGLRLGGGSYTLPALGMVAANNIFIMPTSASKAVDEIRPADASSAYTYTGNMKQSGTWPSNITASGNLTFTSGLLSAGADMYRLPSSSPAIDAGSGSYSFLTKDILDGARPTLFDVGAEEFGAGGTRVPYKVADVGVKIGFGASSNLAVVSNNIKSSALLLYPIPVQDGFLNISFGDSIVGKVQIIDAQGKVVKDIFIGSTADRIDISALPKGVYVLKAGTATKLFVK, from the coding sequence GTGAAAACAATAAAACTACCTATTTTACAAGCTTTAGTGCTTTTAGTTTCAATGGGCGCAACGGCTCAATTAGTAAATAGCAATGCTGCTTTGGCAACTGCGATTACCAATGCTGGTCCAGGTACAACCATTACACTAGCCGATGGGGTGTGGACCGATACTTTTGTTAATATTAAAAAAACAGCAACGGCCGAAAATCCAATTATTATAAAAGCACAAACTCCAGGACAGGTATTTTTTGAAGGTAATTCAAGAGTAGCAATGGGTGGTGCTTACATTACTTTTCAAGGAGTGGTTTTTAGAAACCCTTCCAACCTTGTAGCAACTACAACTACCCTTGAACCTGTGGTAAAATTTAGATATGATAGTTCAAATACTTGCAGTAATTGCACTTTGACCAACGTCAAAATTGATGCCTACAACGGTACAGCTGCTCAATCGGCAACTACTACTTTGGTATACAAATGGGTATTATTGTACGGACAGTATAACGAAATAAGTTATTGCTCTTTTACAGGTAAAAATGGTATTGGGAGTACAATTAATGATAATAGAGATGTAACAACGGCAAATTACACCAAAATACACCACAACTATTTTGGTGACCGTACTTTTGTTGGAACTTATGTAGATCAAAATAATGATCAAGATGCTATTCGAATAGGAAACAGTTCAACATCATTATCAGACTCTTATACAGAAGTGTATGAAAACCTATTTAGCAATTGGTTTGGAGAGATTGAAGTAATATCTAATAAAAGCTGTAAAAATAAATATTATAACAATACTTTTAAGAATTACAGTGGTTCGCTCACCTTACGTCACGGAAATGATTGCGAAGTTTATGGGAATTATTTTTTAGCAGATAACAATCTTTTTTCTGGTGGTATTCGTGTTTTGGGCGAAAATCATAAGATCTATAATAATTATATCGAAAATGTAAACGCGACCAAATCAGCTGCTGCCGGAAATGGAACTTCAAGTAATTTAGGGGGTATAAATTTAATTGGCGGAATTGCAACTTCTGTAAATGGTGCAAATTTAAGTGGCTATTATCAAGTAAAAAACATTACGATTACCAATAATACCTTTGTAAATGTTGATTCTGGTCTTCGTTTAGGTGGAGGTAGTTATACACTTCCTGCGTTAGGAATGGTAGCAGCAAACAATATTTTTATCATGCCAACTTCTGCAAGCAAAGCTGTGGACGAAATAAGACCAGCAGATGCTTCTTCGGCTTATACCTATACAGGTAATATGAAGCAATCGGGTACGTGGCCGTCAAACATAACTGCATCGGGTAATTTGACGTTTACCTCTGGTCTATTAAGTGCAGGAGCAGACATGTATCGTCTGCCGTCTTCTAGTCCAGCTATTGATGCGGGATCAGGTAGTTATTCTTTTCTAACAAAAGATATTTTAGACGGAGCAAGACCAACCCTTTTTGATGTTGGTGCAGAAGAATTTGGTGCTGGTGGAACTAGGGTACCATACAAAGTAGCAGATGTAGGAGTTAAGATTGGTTTTGGCGCAAGCTCAAATTTAGCTGTCGTATCCAATAATATAAAATCTTCAGCGTTACTTTTATATCCAATTCCTGTTCAAGACGGATTTTTAAATATAAGTTTTGGAGATAGTATAGTAGGTAAAGTTCAGATTATTGACGCACAAGGAAAAGTGGTTAAAGATATTTTTATTGGGTCTACTGCTGATCGCATCGATATAAGTGCGCTACCAAAAGGTGTGTATGTTTTGAAAGCCGGGACAGCAACTAAACTTTTCGTGAAATAA
- a CDS encoding outer membrane beta-barrel protein — protein MKKKILLLGMMACSITMMGQSKEDTTDKGWYLKVGGSYFVQTAATEFPVVGGQLPNRDVYTGTLGSNKLASRESVTGSFGEGFRTGLTGGYRINNRVGVEMGLNYYSSNSKTMAETTNRLISYNPATSPAATYVSFEAEGKIRAFDLSPALVLFLGKSHGFEPYTKVGIIVPVHGTLEIDTNRDYLTFVGANQVAETKAYSKDVIKPNPTLGFMASLGTSYKLGKNLSAFAELEYRNFTVHGKTKETEIYTENGVDKLNTTTSFRAASYSAIHTNYVSSLNSTSNNSEYNTNADTTKAKEELSSYVGISGLGLTLGLKYNL, from the coding sequence ATGAAAAAGAAGATATTACTTTTAGGAATGATGGCTTGCTCAATAACTATGATGGGGCAATCCAAAGAGGACACTACTGATAAGGGATGGTACCTTAAAGTTGGTGGATCATACTTTGTGCAAACTGCAGCAACTGAGTTTCCTGTAGTAGGTGGGCAATTGCCAAATAGAGATGTGTACACAGGAACATTGGGAAGCAACAAATTAGCTTCTAGAGAAAGTGTTACGGGTTCATTTGGAGAAGGATTTAGAACTGGATTAACTGGTGGTTACAGAATTAATAACCGCGTTGGAGTTGAAATGGGATTGAATTATTATTCAAGTAATAGTAAAACAATGGCTGAAACTACTAATAGATTGATTTCGTACAATCCTGCAACTAGTCCTGCCGCTACTTATGTTAGTTTTGAAGCTGAGGGAAAAATTAGAGCATTTGATTTATCACCTGCATTAGTTTTGTTTTTAGGTAAATCTCATGGATTCGAACCATATACGAAAGTAGGAATCATTGTTCCAGTACACGGAACATTAGAAATTGACACAAATAGAGACTACCTTACTTTTGTTGGAGCTAATCAAGTTGCTGAAACAAAAGCCTACTCTAAAGATGTAATTAAGCCAAATCCGACTCTTGGATTTATGGCAAGTTTGGGAACTTCTTATAAATTAGGAAAAAATCTTTCTGCTTTTGCTGAATTAGAATACCGTAATTTTACTGTACATGGTAAAACCAAAGAAACAGAAATTTATACTGAAAACGGCGTTGATAAATTAAATACTACTACAAGTTTCAGAGCAGCATCTTACTCTGCAATCCATACAAATTATGTAAGTAGCTTGAATAGTACATCAAACAACAGTGAATACAATACCAATGCTGATACTACAAAAGCGAAGGAAGAATTAAGTTCTTACGTAGGGATTAGTGGTTTAGGATTAACATTAGGATTGAAATATAACCTATAA